A region from the Naumannella halotolerans genome encodes:
- a CDS encoding Hsp70 family protein has protein sequence MRLGIDFGTTRTVVAWADRGNYPVVEFDDAFGDAVDHLPTVAAWTEHGPVFGFAALAAARTGAPQVRSFKRLLTDPELGFDSEVAFGHRRIRLVELITGFAAVLNRSLRVSSSLSPIEESEPLQVMLGVPAQASTAQRMITLEALTRAGFTVEGMINEPSAAAFEYSHRYPRTLTSRRSDVIVFDLGGGTFDASLVRVEGRDHRILASVGDPRLGGDDFDQVLAGLAAEAGGTQVGPGSEAELLDDARAAKEQIAPQTKRVTLEVAEQPVTVAVDDFYRAAGPLVERAVQVMEPLLGGSGPVSTEETELAGIYLVGGASGLPLVPRTLRERFGRRVHRSPHASGSTAIGLAIAADPDSGYRLFDKLTRGIGVFREAEGGKAIAFDLVVAGSTELPEPGDELVITRRYRAAHDLGHFRFVEVAGVDGAGEPVGDLSPLAELTVPFDPRLRDGRDLAEHQPSRTSGGPQVEERYRIDANRVVEIRVTDLDTGYHVEAVLGGTGAPSSVPRPA, from the coding sequence ATGCGCCTCGGCATCGACTTCGGTACCACTCGCACCGTCGTGGCCTGGGCCGACCGGGGAAACTACCCGGTGGTCGAGTTCGACGACGCATTCGGTGACGCCGTCGATCACCTCCCGACCGTCGCCGCCTGGACCGAGCACGGCCCGGTCTTCGGGTTCGCCGCACTTGCCGCAGCGCGTACCGGCGCGCCGCAGGTGCGCTCGTTCAAACGACTGCTGACCGATCCCGAGCTGGGCTTCGATTCCGAGGTCGCGTTCGGTCACCGACGGATCCGGCTGGTCGAGTTGATCACCGGTTTCGCCGCCGTGCTCAACCGGTCGTTGCGGGTCTCGTCGAGCCTGTCCCCGATCGAGGAATCCGAACCCCTGCAGGTGATGCTGGGTGTCCCGGCCCAGGCCTCCACGGCACAGCGGATGATCACCCTGGAAGCCCTCACCCGCGCCGGGTTCACCGTCGAGGGCATGATCAACGAGCCGAGTGCTGCCGCCTTCGAGTACAGCCACCGCTATCCCCGTACGCTCACCTCGCGGCGCAGCGATGTGATCGTCTTCGACCTCGGCGGGGGCACCTTCGACGCCTCCCTGGTCCGGGTGGAGGGCCGGGACCACCGGATCCTCGCCTCGGTCGGCGATCCCCGGTTGGGCGGGGACGACTTCGATCAGGTGCTGGCCGGGCTCGCCGCGGAGGCCGGCGGTACGCAGGTCGGCCCCGGTTCGGAAGCGGAGTTGCTCGACGATGCGCGGGCGGCCAAGGAACAGATCGCACCGCAGACCAAGCGGGTGACCCTGGAGGTGGCCGAGCAGCCGGTCACCGTGGCGGTCGACGACTTCTACCGGGCGGCCGGTCCGCTGGTGGAGCGGGCCGTGCAGGTGATGGAACCACTGCTCGGTGGGTCCGGCCCGGTGAGCACCGAGGAGACCGAACTGGCCGGGATCTACCTGGTCGGTGGGGCATCGGGGCTGCCGCTGGTTCCGCGCACCCTGCGGGAACGGTTCGGCCGCCGGGTGCACCGCTCACCGCATGCCAGCGGCTCCACCGCGATCGGGTTGGCGATCGCTGCGGACCCGGACTCCGGATATCGGCTGTTCGACAAGCTGACTCGCGGGATCGGCGTCTTCCGCGAGGCCGAGGGGGGCAAGGCGATCGCCTTCGACCTGGTCGTGGCCGGTTCGACCGAACTGCCCGAACCCGGGGACGAGTTGGTGATCACCCGGCGCTACCGGGCGGCCCACGACCTCGGCCACTTCCGGTTCGTGGAGGTCGCCGGTGTGGACGGTGCCGGTGAACCGGTCGGCGACCTCTCACCGCTGGCCGAGCTCACCGTGCCCTTCGATCCGCGGCTGCGTGACGGCCGGGATCTTGCCGAACATCAGCCTTCGCGGACCAGCGGGGGCCCGCAGGTGGAGGAGCGGTACCGGATCGACGCCAATCGGGTGGTCGAGATCCGGGTCACCGACCTGGACACCGGTTATCACGTGGAGGCCGTGCTGGGTGGCACCGGAGCACCGTCGTCGGTGCCCCGGCCGGCCTGA
- a CDS encoding FAD-binding oxidoreductase, with product MDTLIEDLLAVLPAEKLLTDLDGLDGYAHDDAEWAPWELPVCFVRARSAEDVQAVVRVCLRHGVPVVARGAGTGLSGGANAMAGSVVVLLEQLNRVLEINELERYAVVQPGVINDDLRAAVAEHGLWYPPDPASSPWSTIGGNVATNAGGVCCVKYGVTRDYVLEVQLVTGTGELVRLGRRTAKGVAGYDLAGLIVGSEGTLGIVTEVTLRLRPERPAEQTVAGHFDSLTAAGEAVREVAAAGLTPSALELVDRTCLQAVDDWKNMGLAAEAAVVLLGRVDTPGPAGDREAAELLDAFERGGATWAARSSDTAEGDALFAARRLAYPALERLGPVLTEDVCVPKAAVPSMLSRIERIGRERDVVIANIAHAGDGNLHPLLIVPAGDDAARERAQLAFADIIDAALAAGGTVTGEHGVGLLKRDGLVAELSDPVLAMHRAVKTALDPQGIFNPGKVVETA from the coding sequence ATGGACACGTTGATCGAGGACCTGCTGGCCGTTCTCCCCGCTGAGAAATTGCTCACCGATCTCGACGGGTTGGACGGGTATGCCCATGACGACGCCGAGTGGGCGCCGTGGGAGCTGCCGGTCTGTTTCGTCCGTGCGCGCAGCGCCGAGGATGTCCAGGCCGTGGTACGGGTCTGTCTCCGACATGGGGTGCCGGTGGTCGCCCGCGGAGCCGGTACCGGTCTTTCCGGCGGGGCGAATGCGATGGCCGGTTCGGTGGTCGTCCTGCTGGAGCAGCTGAATCGGGTGCTGGAGATCAACGAACTCGAGCGGTACGCGGTGGTCCAGCCCGGTGTGATCAACGACGATCTGCGGGCCGCGGTCGCCGAACACGGCCTGTGGTACCCGCCGGATCCGGCCAGTTCGCCGTGGTCGACCATCGGCGGCAATGTCGCCACCAATGCCGGTGGTGTGTGCTGTGTGAAGTACGGCGTGACCCGGGACTACGTCCTGGAGGTGCAACTGGTGACCGGTACCGGTGAACTGGTCCGGTTGGGCCGGCGTACCGCCAAGGGAGTCGCCGGGTACGACCTGGCCGGGTTGATCGTCGGCTCCGAGGGCACGCTCGGCATCGTCACCGAGGTCACCCTGCGGCTGCGGCCCGAGCGGCCCGCCGAACAGACCGTGGCCGGACATTTCGACTCCCTGACCGCCGCCGGGGAAGCCGTGCGCGAAGTGGCCGCTGCCGGGCTCACCCCGTCGGCCCTGGAACTGGTGGACCGTACCTGTCTGCAGGCGGTCGATGACTGGAAGAACATGGGATTGGCGGCCGAAGCGGCGGTGGTCCTGCTCGGCCGCGTCGACACCCCCGGTCCGGCCGGGGACCGGGAGGCGGCCGAACTGCTCGACGCCTTCGAACGCGGCGGAGCCACCTGGGCAGCCCGCAGCTCCGACACCGCGGAGGGAGATGCGCTCTTCGCTGCCCGGCGGCTGGCCTACCCGGCTCTCGAACGCCTGGGCCCGGTGCTCACCGAGGACGTCTGCGTACCGAAGGCCGCGGTGCCGTCGATGCTGTCCCGGATCGAACGGATCGGCCGGGAACGCGATGTGGTGATCGCCAACATCGCCCACGCCGGCGACGGCAATCTGCATCCGTTGTTGATCGTCCCGGCTGGTGATGACGCTGCCCGGGAACGGGCACAGCTGGCCTTCGCCGACATCATCGACGCCGCCCTGGCTGCCGGCGGCACGGTCACCGGCGAGCACGGTGTCGGTTTGCTGAAGCGTGACGGCCTGGTCGCCGAGCTGTCCGATCCGGTGCTCGCGATGCATCGTGCGGTGAAGACTGCGCTGGATCCGCAGGGGATCTTCAACCCGGGCAAGGTGGTCGAGACCGCATGA